The following are encoded in a window of Roseimaritima ulvae genomic DNA:
- a CDS encoding CDP-alcohol phosphatidyltransferase family protein: MSKRISHSLLDPYVGPPLSALYPHLRIPRWFPPEGIVAIGHLSAVCGAMGLALSSRFWWGGLVAAAGIAGNHLADCVDGKHARTTGQCRNGGELLDHFTDPLSFTYWLVGLAVACGRLDLGLVAVIVLMAMAVLTNLRAKLTGRFTLAAFGPTEFKALLVVFGLGLSVLAIGFPGSAMTTTGCLIGLAALTAVGLVLLPIQLVQSVREVNRCGAPPDTSDWETRRAA; the protein is encoded by the coding sequence ATGTCGAAACGCATCTCTCACAGTCTGCTGGACCCCTACGTCGGTCCTCCGCTATCCGCATTGTATCCTCATTTGCGGATTCCTCGCTGGTTTCCGCCGGAGGGCATCGTGGCGATTGGGCACTTGTCGGCCGTTTGCGGAGCGATGGGGCTGGCGTTGTCGAGCCGTTTTTGGTGGGGCGGGTTGGTCGCGGCGGCGGGCATTGCCGGCAATCATTTGGCCGATTGTGTCGACGGCAAACACGCTCGAACGACCGGCCAGTGCCGCAACGGCGGCGAGTTGCTGGATCACTTCACCGACCCGCTGTCGTTTACCTATTGGTTGGTCGGTTTGGCCGTGGCCTGCGGCCGGTTGGATCTTGGCTTGGTGGCCGTGATCGTGTTGATGGCGATGGCCGTGTTGACCAACTTGCGAGCCAAGTTGACGGGGCGGTTTACTTTGGCGGCGTTTGGTCCGACCGAATTCAAAGCCCTGTTGGTCGTGTTTGGGCTGGGGCTGTCCGTCCTGGCGATCGGTTTTCCCGGCAGTGCGATGACGACCACGGGATGTCTGATCGGCTTGGCTGCCTTGACCGCGGTGGGCCTGGTGCTGTTGCCAATTCAGTTGGTGCAATCGGTGCGTGAAGTCAATCGCTGTGGTGCCCCACCGGACACCAGCGACTGGGAAACCAGGCGAGCCGCTTGA
- a CDS encoding thioredoxin family protein, with amino-acid sequence MRLIDSSLAAAFIVSSLVCGASSPGFAGEFNRVLSPGDAMPRWEALEGVDGKRHAAADVAEAKCVVVAFTCNSCPYAVDVEDRLLALDKAYPDGTVQLIAINVNKVAEDQLDAMKQRAQDKGFEFPYLYDPSQKIAKAFGATRTPEFFVFDQQRKLVYQGSFDDSPSGKDIKTHYLKDALQATLAGKEVTLRETVPIGCNIRYERQRRRRRD; translated from the coding sequence ATGCGTTTGATTGATTCCTCGCTGGCCGCCGCGTTTATTGTCAGCTCGCTGGTATGCGGAGCGTCGTCGCCGGGGTTCGCTGGCGAGTTTAATCGGGTTTTGAGTCCCGGGGATGCGATGCCCCGCTGGGAAGCGTTGGAGGGCGTCGATGGCAAACGGCATGCTGCGGCCGATGTCGCCGAAGCGAAGTGTGTGGTGGTGGCGTTTACCTGCAATTCCTGTCCGTACGCCGTGGATGTCGAAGATCGACTGCTGGCGCTGGACAAAGCTTATCCGGACGGCACGGTTCAGCTGATCGCCATCAACGTTAACAAGGTGGCCGAGGATCAACTTGATGCGATGAAGCAACGAGCCCAAGACAAGGGATTTGAGTTTCCCTACTTGTACGATCCCAGTCAAAAAATCGCCAAGGCGTTTGGAGCAACTCGCACGCCGGAATTTTTTGTGTTTGACCAGCAGCGGAAACTGGTTTACCAAGGTTCGTTCGACGACAGCCCCAGCGGCAAGGACATCAAGACGCATTATTTGAAAGATGCTTTGCAGGCCACGCTAGCGGGGAAAGAAGTGACGCTGCGGGAGACGGTTCCGATCGGCTGCAATATTCGTTACGAGCGTCAGCGTCGTCGCCGCCGAGACTGA
- a CDS encoding APC family permease has translation MSQTPGTRDEPNGRFGTFEGVFTPCVLTILGVIMFLRFGFVVGQAGLVYALLIVAVSKLLTGLTTLSLSAIATNTRVQGGGAYFLISRSLGVEFGGAIGLVFFLAQAISVAMYVIGFSEAFVGSVPSGLSVTVLATITNVAVFMCVIIGAGWTIKLQFFILATLALSLVSFTVGAADEFRLLTLQANMASQFTGGENLFSMFALFFPAVTGIMAGANMSGDLRAPAKSIPQGTLWAIAVTALIYVAMAVLLAASRPGPLLTADSLVVADIARWPLLITAGVFAATLSSALGSMMGAPRILQAFAKDNVFAALRPFAHASGTHAEPRRAILLTFFISQLCILVADLNTIAPLITMCFMVTYGLLNLATFYEAITKNPSYRPQFRFCHWSTSLAGTVGCLVVMFLIDWRWATFSILAIGLLHWYISCKEVEARWGNVQSGLMFERTRHNLLRLEAEMHHPKNWRPIILSLVGAAWDRPYLATYGHWFTSGHGILALGQVIHGDVQDRYSRRFAQESLLDETIRKEQLEAFPAVCLARTLQEGIESLVQCQGLGALRPNTVLLGWPRDPDRAKVFGNTLQTITALQRSIVAMRVTETIEDAWAAPQGTVDVWWRGRKNGELMLLLAHLLTKNTAWRARPIRLLRVIENEAGCEDVVEHLTTLAEQARIRVQPQAIVASDPGQAIRDTSRNAALVIMGFAAPQEGEEVVFYERMQTLAADLPRVVFVDSVGGMSLDS, from the coding sequence GTGAGCCAAACGCCCGGCACTCGCGACGAACCTAACGGTCGCTTTGGAACGTTTGAAGGCGTGTTCACCCCCTGTGTGTTGACGATCTTGGGGGTGATCATGTTCTTGCGATTCGGCTTTGTGGTCGGACAAGCCGGGTTGGTTTACGCGTTGTTGATCGTAGCCGTTTCCAAGCTGTTGACCGGCTTGACCACGCTGTCCCTATCAGCGATTGCCACAAACACCCGCGTGCAGGGCGGCGGTGCGTACTTCTTAATCAGTCGCAGTTTGGGGGTGGAGTTTGGCGGCGCGATCGGCCTGGTGTTTTTTCTGGCACAGGCCATATCGGTCGCGATGTATGTAATCGGTTTTTCCGAAGCCTTTGTGGGTTCGGTGCCGAGCGGCCTGTCGGTGACGGTGCTGGCAACGATTACCAATGTGGCCGTGTTCATGTGCGTGATAATCGGTGCCGGTTGGACGATCAAGCTGCAGTTTTTCATTCTGGCCACCCTGGCGCTGTCGTTGGTGTCGTTTACCGTCGGCGCAGCGGACGAGTTTCGTTTGCTGACTCTGCAAGCAAACATGGCGTCGCAGTTCACCGGCGGGGAAAACCTGTTTTCGATGTTCGCGTTGTTCTTCCCTGCGGTGACGGGAATCATGGCGGGTGCTAACATGTCCGGAGACCTGCGCGCTCCGGCCAAATCGATTCCTCAAGGCACTTTGTGGGCGATCGCGGTCACGGCGTTGATCTATGTGGCCATGGCCGTGCTGCTTGCCGCCAGTCGTCCGGGGCCGCTGCTGACGGCGGATTCGTTGGTGGTGGCCGACATCGCCCGCTGGCCGCTGTTGATCACCGCCGGCGTGTTTGCGGCGACGCTGTCATCGGCGCTGGGCAGCATGATGGGCGCGCCGCGAATCCTACAAGCGTTTGCCAAGGACAATGTGTTCGCGGCGCTGCGTCCTTTTGCGCACGCCAGCGGCACGCATGCCGAACCACGCCGCGCTATCCTGCTGACATTTTTTATCTCGCAACTGTGCATCCTGGTCGCCGACCTAAACACCATCGCTCCGTTGATCACGATGTGTTTTATGGTGACCTACGGGTTGCTCAATCTGGCCACGTTCTACGAAGCCATCACGAAAAACCCCAGCTACCGACCGCAATTCCGATTCTGTCATTGGTCGACCTCGCTGGCCGGTACCGTGGGCTGTCTGGTGGTGATGTTTTTGATTGACTGGCGGTGGGCCACTTTTTCGATTCTGGCCATTGGATTGCTGCACTGGTACATCAGCTGCAAGGAGGTGGAGGCGCGTTGGGGCAATGTGCAGAGCGGACTGATGTTCGAACGCACACGGCACAACCTGTTGCGTTTGGAAGCAGAGATGCACCATCCGAAAAACTGGCGTCCCATTATTCTGTCGCTGGTCGGTGCCGCTTGGGACCGTCCCTATCTGGCAACCTACGGACATTGGTTCACCTCCGGCCACGGTATCCTGGCGCTGGGGCAGGTGATCCACGGCGACGTGCAAGACCGCTACTCCCGCCGCTTCGCCCAAGAGAGTTTGTTGGACGAGACGATTCGTAAAGAGCAGCTGGAAGCGTTTCCAGCGGTCTGTTTGGCCCGCACCCTGCAGGAAGGCATCGAATCACTGGTGCAGTGTCAGGGCTTGGGAGCGCTGCGGCCCAACACGGTGCTGCTGGGCTGGCCGCGAGACCCCGACCGTGCCAAAGTCTTTGGCAATACGCTGCAAACCATCACCGCGCTGCAGCGCAGCATCGTCGCCATGCGGGTCACCGAAACCATCGAAGATGCTTGGGCCGCTCCGCAGGGGACCGTCGATGTCTGGTGGCGCGGACGCAAGAACGGCGAACTGATGTTGTTGCTGGCGCATCTATTAACCAAAAACACCGCTTGGCGGGCACGGCCGATCCGGCTGTTGCGTGTGATCGAAAACGAAGCTGGATGCGAAGACGTGGTCGAACACCTGACCACGCTGGCTGAACAAGCGCGGATCCGAGTCCAGCCGCAAGCCATTGTGGCCAGCGACCCCGGGCAAGCCATCCGCGACACGTCGCGGAATGCTGCCCTGGTAATCATGGGCTTCGCCGCCCCGCAAGAAGGCGAGGAGGTCGTCTTTTACGAACGCATGCAAACCTTGGCCGCCGACCTGCCGCGCGTCGTGTTTGTCGACAGCGTCGGGGGCATGTCGCTGGATTCGTAG
- a CDS encoding mechanosensitive ion channel domain-containing protein yields the protein MTSCLLLAVVLPFLLGGGVFAPRLQAQQQLPLDPPIDPATPAPVQPIQPTALPKVEDVQKLIETTKQDTEIEEAQQTLLVERYEHTLQSLNTLAEAKRQTEQWLAETKSASKRLASVRLQLERPIDLDLDVNQWSPLDEVKAEKARLEAKLSQLQTDLTGLAAEAQSRKADTKAIPEQIVALQSKIQSLTTEPAPDEELSPAVQQAIQLKREAAIAAARGELETAKQKLARNEAEADLLPAQQQLLSKQIAAIEAVLPNLAQWIARQRGNQIQTTVSQYGRLFAAASPAYQADAIDSPQLMQDWESIVDDAASTNAASLQLRSEWTALQQDYEKIEGLVNTDLSNGGGLSRSVGYLLQRKQNKLPSISALYHRRVELSDAVDEAQATSTQIEARLEDLDNGMGLNDQDRAALESERAILLKMSNDVDTYVSHLVTMSVDIDQYIKDIQKYKQLISKHLLWVRSAAPYRLADIHSLDDAVRWLINRDNLRSLGQVLISLPAQFPFRSIGWAALICVLIYMRLGLKRRLVQQGKAASHRLASAMRPTFQAILWTLLLAAPLPLLMAGPGWLLYSEWSSSDYLQSVGFALMVTAFVLLPLEILRQVVRQGGLATDHFQWPAATVRPIRVALWWMIHTVTPCIFFWRLLEGAEDVKVDLLSLSRILFSVAMVIVAIIGWYLTNPRKGAAAGYLKQHKAGWISQLWWLWRPLLVLLPIALALLGLAGYNYSATQLVFRLYRTIWIVTVATILGGISLRWLLISRRRIAIQQMKQRAADRAAAAEQGTGAETIDSDDVNVSDISAQTQRLIRAVLFVFVLLGLYSAWGPVLPALGFLDSVELWPIKADDGTVIEQVTLSNLLLAIPIIVLTVIVVRNAPGLLETVILQRLPLENAVRYAITTLSSYLFATIGIVAAARVLGIHWSSVQWLVAGLGVGLGFGLQEIFANFISGIILLFEQPIRVGDLVTLDGQTGNVAKIRMRATTITNWDRQEMIVPNKNLITGTLVNWSLTDTTNRIIVKVGVAYGSDTEKTCRVLQEIVDQHSVAVPGLQPVVTFEAFGDSTLNFSVRCYVPTVDVRLKTIHSLHMEIDRRFREENIEIAFPQQDLHIRNVPPQWQNPPLSEPASAPPVPADGKPAP from the coding sequence GTGACCTCCTGCTTACTGCTGGCCGTGGTCCTGCCGTTTTTGCTCGGCGGGGGGGTGTTTGCCCCTCGCTTGCAAGCTCAGCAGCAACTGCCTCTGGATCCGCCGATCGATCCCGCTACCCCGGCACCGGTCCAGCCGATCCAACCCACCGCGCTGCCGAAGGTGGAAGACGTCCAGAAACTGATCGAGACGACCAAGCAGGACACCGAGATCGAGGAGGCTCAGCAGACACTGCTGGTGGAGCGTTACGAACATACCCTGCAGTCCTTAAACACGTTGGCCGAAGCCAAGCGGCAGACGGAACAGTGGCTGGCAGAGACAAAATCGGCCAGCAAACGTTTGGCATCGGTGCGGCTGCAATTGGAACGCCCCATTGATCTGGATTTGGACGTCAATCAGTGGTCGCCGCTGGATGAAGTCAAGGCCGAAAAAGCGAGGCTGGAAGCCAAACTAAGTCAGTTGCAAACCGATCTGACCGGGCTGGCTGCCGAAGCCCAAAGTCGCAAAGCCGACACCAAAGCGATTCCTGAACAGATCGTGGCGCTGCAAAGTAAGATCCAGTCGCTGACAACCGAACCGGCGCCCGATGAAGAACTTTCTCCAGCCGTTCAGCAAGCGATTCAGTTGAAACGCGAAGCCGCGATCGCCGCCGCTCGTGGCGAACTGGAAACGGCCAAACAAAAGCTTGCTCGCAACGAAGCGGAAGCGGACCTGTTGCCCGCGCAGCAACAACTGTTGAGCAAACAAATCGCGGCGATCGAAGCGGTGCTGCCCAACTTGGCGCAGTGGATTGCCAGGCAGCGTGGCAACCAAATTCAAACCACCGTGTCGCAGTACGGCCGGTTGTTTGCCGCGGCCTCGCCGGCTTACCAAGCGGACGCGATTGACTCGCCGCAATTGATGCAGGATTGGGAGTCGATTGTCGACGACGCGGCGTCGACCAACGCCGCCTCGCTGCAACTCCGCAGCGAGTGGACGGCGTTGCAGCAAGACTACGAAAAAATTGAAGGTCTCGTGAACACCGACCTCAGCAACGGGGGCGGCCTGAGTCGCTCGGTGGGCTACCTGTTGCAGCGCAAGCAGAACAAGTTGCCGTCGATCTCTGCGCTCTACCACCGCCGCGTGGAGTTGTCGGATGCCGTCGATGAAGCTCAGGCCACTTCGACGCAAATCGAAGCTCGCTTGGAAGACTTGGATAACGGGATGGGGCTGAACGATCAGGATCGCGCGGCGTTGGAGTCCGAGCGAGCCATTCTGTTGAAGATGAGCAATGACGTCGACACGTATGTCAGCCATTTGGTGACGATGAGTGTCGACATTGATCAGTACATCAAGGACATCCAAAAATACAAGCAGTTAATCAGTAAGCATCTGTTATGGGTCCGCAGCGCCGCCCCCTACCGGTTGGCCGACATCCACAGCCTAGACGATGCCGTGCGGTGGTTGATTAACCGCGACAACCTGCGTTCGTTGGGGCAAGTCTTGATCAGCTTGCCAGCGCAGTTTCCTTTTCGCTCGATCGGCTGGGCGGCGTTGATCTGTGTGTTGATCTACATGCGTTTGGGGTTAAAGCGTCGCTTGGTGCAGCAGGGCAAGGCGGCTTCCCATCGGCTGGCCAGCGCCATGCGTCCGACGTTTCAGGCCATTTTGTGGACCTTATTGTTGGCCGCTCCATTACCGCTGCTGATGGCCGGTCCGGGATGGTTGCTATACAGCGAGTGGAGTTCTAGCGATTACCTGCAATCGGTGGGGTTCGCTTTGATGGTGACAGCGTTTGTGTTGTTGCCATTGGAGATTCTGCGACAGGTGGTTCGTCAAGGCGGGCTGGCCACCGATCATTTCCAGTGGCCCGCTGCCACGGTTCGGCCGATCCGGGTGGCTTTGTGGTGGATGATTCATACGGTCACGCCGTGCATCTTTTTTTGGCGACTGCTGGAAGGCGCTGAAGACGTCAAGGTGGATCTGCTCAGCCTCTCACGGATCTTGTTCAGCGTCGCGATGGTGATTGTCGCAATCATCGGTTGGTATTTGACAAATCCTCGCAAGGGCGCCGCGGCGGGGTATTTGAAACAGCACAAGGCTGGCTGGATTTCGCAACTATGGTGGCTGTGGCGGCCTCTGTTGGTGTTGCTGCCCATCGCTCTGGCGCTGTTGGGCCTGGCCGGCTACAACTATTCCGCAACGCAGTTGGTGTTTCGCCTGTACCGCACGATCTGGATTGTCACGGTGGCCACCATCCTGGGCGGGATCTCACTGCGGTGGTTGTTGATATCTCGTCGTCGCATCGCGATTCAGCAGATGAAGCAGCGGGCCGCCGATCGCGCGGCGGCTGCGGAACAGGGTACGGGTGCCGAAACCATCGATTCCGACGACGTGAATGTATCGGACATCAGCGCCCAGACGCAGCGGTTGATTCGAGCCGTGCTATTTGTGTTCGTGCTGTTGGGTTTGTATAGCGCATGGGGGCCCGTATTGCCCGCCCTGGGCTTCTTGGACTCAGTCGAACTGTGGCCAATCAAAGCTGACGATGGCACGGTGATCGAACAGGTGACGCTGTCGAACCTGTTGTTGGCGATTCCCATTATCGTGTTGACGGTGATCGTCGTCCGCAACGCTCCCGGGTTATTGGAAACCGTCATTTTACAACGCTTGCCGCTGGAGAACGCGGTTCGCTATGCCATCACCACGCTCAGCAGTTACCTGTTTGCCACGATCGGAATCGTGGCCGCCGCCCGGGTGCTGGGGATTCACTGGAGCAGTGTGCAATGGCTGGTCGCCGGCCTGGGCGTCGGCTTGGGGTTTGGGCTTCAGGAGATCTTCGCCAACTTTATCAGCGGCATCATTTTGTTGTTTGAGCAACCGATCCGTGTCGGCGACTTGGTAACTCTGGATGGTCAGACCGGCAATGTGGCCAAGATCCGCATGCGAGCCACCACGATCACCAATTGGGATCGTCAAGAAATGATCGTCCCCAATAAGAACTTGATCACCGGCACCTTGGTCAACTGGTCGCTGACCGATACGACCAATCGAATCATCGTCAAGGTCGGAGTCGCCTATGGCAGCGATACCGAAAAGACCTGCCGCGTGTTGCAGGAAATCGTGGATCAGCATTCCGTGGCCGTTCCCGGACTGCAACCGGTTGTCACCTTCGAAGCCTTTGGCGATTCGACTTTGAATTTTTCCGTCCGGTGTTATGTTCCCACGGTCGATGTGCGTTTAAAAACGATTCATTCTCTGCATATGGAAATCGATCGTCGGTTCCGCGAGGAAAACATCGAAATCGCGTTCCCGCAACAAGACCTTCACATCCGCAACGTGCCCCCGCAGTGGCAAAATCCGCCGCTGTCGGAGCCTGCGTCTGCGCCACCGGTGCCCGCTGACGGAAAACCAGCACCGTGA
- a CDS encoding low molecular weight protein-tyrosine-phosphatase, whose translation MSKRVLFVCLGNICRSPTGEAVLRQVAAAQNAELAIDSAGTIGAHAGEPADARMRQAASRRGYQLDSLARQVTRQDLRDHDLVIAMDRQNYNDLLNLAGGAGDRICMLSDFLDDLQDWPQDVPDPYYGGSDGFEYVLDMIEAACPQIINRLSRD comes from the coding sequence ATGAGCAAACGGGTATTGTTTGTGTGTTTGGGCAATATCTGTCGATCGCCTACCGGGGAAGCCGTGCTGCGGCAGGTGGCCGCTGCTCAAAACGCAGAACTTGCAATCGATTCGGCAGGCACGATTGGTGCGCACGCGGGGGAGCCTGCCGACGCCCGGATGCGGCAAGCCGCCTCGCGCCGCGGGTACCAGCTGGACAGTTTGGCTCGGCAAGTCACTCGGCAGGACCTGCGCGACCACGACCTGGTGATCGCCATGGACCGCCAAAACTATAACGATCTATTGAACTTGGCCGGCGGCGCGGGCGACCGGATCTGCATGTTAAGCGACTTTTTAGACGATCTGCAGGATTGGCCCCAGGACGTGCCTGATCCATACTACGGCGGTAGTGATGGATTTGAGTACGTGCTGGATATGATCGAGGCGGCTTGTCCGCAAATCATCAACCGGCTGAGTCGCGATTAG
- a CDS encoding PVC-type heme-binding CxxCH protein, producing MQTTFARDLLLAVTVVALLPIAVSSQDVDNLGISKPAPLQVPPGFTVERVAGPPLVTHPTMGCFDDQGRLYVCNNAGVNLSSTELEQTLPNTIVRLVDRDGDGTFDDSTVFADRMTFPMGGTWHDGSLHVASPPNIWRLTDSNDDGVAEQREIIVGQFGYTGNAASIHGCFSGPDGRLYWTDGYHGHEFKDEAGNVTSKREGSYLFSCRPDGSDPQIHCGGGMDNPVELDFTEAGDMLGTVNILYTRPRVDCLVHWLHGGAYPHRQKVLDEIKITGDLLEPAHEFGHVAISGLTRYRSATLDSGWRDDWFATFFNSGKVVRLSVQPKDSTYEVTQHNFLSSTSREFHPTDVLEDADGSLLVIDTGGWFYRGCPTSQFAKPELLGGIYRIRRSGAPAVVDPRGQQLDWQAATAEQFVARYDDKRFAVRQKAIDASAKRGAEMLDALQRQLHNGTPRTRTNGVWTLTRLAQHEQHAAAATAVLQGMLKDPDATVRQATCFGLGRSRAAVDAASLSRLLNDDHAAVRRQAATALGMQRAGEALPDLIAALQRDSIDRSEQHAIVYALIEIGDAAGLRRAMPELTDASSAGQQAAWRGAVMALDQIDGADLKFDELVAGFSVDSKACQQTAVRIAEKHPQWQTKIVALLAAWFQRNKLDERFVNGPLLASYIGHPNIAPRAAAWLRPAAGAEKSLLILKAISAAGKTTPHPAWTEPLLQLLDSNDELMVRETIAAITSLDGELWTQALKTIFLDANRSLTVRMDAVAAMVRRGAPLDADVFTGLIQVYEASGSPSISSRAAQVLGTAKLSSPQLQRVAALLSHASPTDLRAMLQSFHGQVEPDTAEVFFTSLGSADALLHLSDGEFSDAIRSFSAETAERGQVILERLRQHQQQKLQRLQSLRDRLETGDAQRGQQLFASDKAKCSSCHRIGEQGKRVGPDLSTIGANRSAIDLLESIVFPSASIVRDYGTYTVLTVDGQVLSGLLTAESKDTLQFQQASGETVALRREEIEEISPKAVSLMPAGLDEALSEAELLDIVRYLQTQR from the coding sequence ATGCAAACCACATTCGCCCGCGACCTGTTGCTGGCCGTCACGGTGGTCGCCCTGCTGCCGATCGCGGTTTCATCACAAGACGTCGACAACCTCGGCATCAGCAAACCCGCGCCGTTGCAAGTTCCCCCGGGATTTACTGTCGAACGGGTGGCCGGGCCGCCGCTGGTGACGCATCCCACGATGGGCTGCTTTGACGATCAGGGGCGGTTGTATGTGTGCAACAACGCCGGCGTGAATCTTTCCAGTACCGAACTGGAGCAGACGCTGCCTAACACGATTGTTCGGCTGGTAGACCGCGATGGGGACGGCACCTTCGATGACTCCACCGTGTTCGCCGATCGGATGACGTTCCCGATGGGAGGCACTTGGCATGACGGTTCGCTGCACGTGGCCTCGCCGCCCAATATCTGGCGATTGACCGACAGCAATGACGATGGAGTTGCCGAGCAGCGCGAAATCATCGTTGGTCAATTTGGTTACACCGGCAACGCGGCCAGCATCCACGGCTGCTTCTCGGGCCCCGATGGGCGGCTGTACTGGACCGACGGCTACCACGGTCACGAGTTTAAGGACGAAGCGGGGAACGTCACCAGCAAACGCGAAGGATCGTACTTGTTCTCCTGTCGCCCCGATGGATCCGATCCGCAAATTCACTGCGGCGGCGGGATGGACAACCCCGTGGAGTTAGACTTTACCGAAGCGGGCGACATGTTGGGCACCGTCAATATCCTGTACACCCGGCCGCGAGTCGATTGTTTGGTGCATTGGTTACATGGTGGAGCCTATCCGCACCGCCAGAAGGTGCTCGATGAAATCAAAATCACCGGCGACCTGTTGGAACCGGCGCATGAATTTGGCCACGTGGCAATTTCCGGATTGACGCGGTACCGCAGTGCGACCTTGGACTCAGGCTGGCGCGACGATTGGTTCGCCACGTTTTTCAATAGTGGCAAAGTCGTGCGGCTGAGCGTGCAACCCAAGGATTCGACATACGAAGTGACGCAACACAATTTCCTGTCATCGACCAGTCGCGAGTTTCACCCCACCGACGTGCTAGAAGATGCGGACGGAAGTTTGCTGGTGATCGATACCGGCGGCTGGTTCTATCGCGGCTGTCCGACGTCGCAGTTTGCCAAGCCCGAGTTGCTGGGAGGCATCTATCGCATCCGCCGCAGTGGGGCGCCCGCAGTGGTCGATCCCCGTGGGCAACAGTTGGATTGGCAGGCGGCAACCGCCGAGCAGTTTGTTGCGCGTTATGACGATAAGCGGTTCGCCGTTCGCCAGAAGGCCATCGATGCTTCGGCCAAACGCGGTGCGGAAATGCTCGATGCCTTACAGCGCCAGCTCCACAACGGAACGCCTCGGACCCGAACCAATGGCGTCTGGACGCTCACGCGGCTGGCTCAGCATGAGCAACACGCCGCCGCAGCCACCGCAGTGTTGCAGGGCATGTTAAAGGACCCCGATGCCACGGTCCGGCAAGCCACCTGCTTCGGCTTGGGGCGCAGCCGAGCGGCTGTGGATGCCGCATCGCTCAGTCGGCTCTTGAACGATGACCATGCGGCGGTTCGACGGCAAGCCGCTACAGCTCTGGGAATGCAACGCGCTGGCGAAGCGTTGCCGGACTTGATCGCCGCCCTGCAACGTGACTCGATTGATCGCTCCGAGCAGCATGCGATCGTGTATGCCCTGATTGAAATCGGCGACGCCGCGGGGCTCCGCAGGGCCATGCCGGAGTTGACGGATGCATCCTCGGCCGGACAGCAAGCCGCCTGGCGCGGTGCCGTGATGGCCCTCGACCAGATTGACGGAGCGGACTTAAAGTTTGATGAATTAGTCGCGGGTTTTTCGGTTGACAGTAAAGCCTGTCAACAAACGGCCGTCCGGATTGCCGAAAAGCATCCGCAGTGGCAGACGAAGATCGTTGCCCTGCTCGCGGCTTGGTTCCAACGCAACAAACTCGATGAACGCTTTGTCAACGGTCCCTTGCTGGCGTCGTATATCGGGCATCCGAATATTGCTCCGCGCGCCGCGGCGTGGCTGCGTCCGGCTGCGGGAGCGGAGAAATCGTTGCTGATCCTAAAAGCGATTTCGGCTGCCGGAAAGACGACGCCCCATCCGGCCTGGACTGAACCGTTGCTGCAATTGCTCGACAGTAACGACGAGCTGATGGTTCGTGAAACTATCGCAGCCATCACATCGCTTGATGGCGAACTCTGGACGCAGGCATTAAAAACAATTTTCCTGGACGCCAACCGCTCGTTGACGGTACGTATGGATGCGGTTGCCGCGATGGTTCGCCGTGGAGCCCCGTTGGATGCCGACGTCTTCACCGGCTTGATTCAGGTTTATGAAGCGTCGGGATCGCCGTCTATCTCCAGTCGGGCCGCTCAGGTCTTGGGCACCGCTAAGCTTTCCTCGCCACAACTGCAGCGCGTAGCGGCGTTGCTTTCACACGCTTCACCGACAGACCTGCGTGCCATGCTGCAGAGCTTTCACGGGCAGGTCGAACCTGACACGGCAGAAGTGTTTTTCACATCCCTTGGCTCAGCTGACGCACTGTTGCATCTGAGTGACGGTGAGTTCTCCGACGCGATCCGATCCTTTTCCGCGGAGACGGCCGAGCGCGGGCAAGTGATTTTGGAACGGCTGCGTCAGCATCAACAGCAGAAGTTGCAACGCTTGCAAAGCCTGCGTGACCGACTGGAAACTGGAGACGCCCAGCGCGGGCAACAGCTGTTTGCCAGCGACAAAGCCAAGTGCAGCAGCTGTCATCGGATCGGCGAGCAGGGCAAACGCGTCGGTCCCGATTTAAGCACCATCGGTGCCAACCGTTCGGCCATCGATTTGCTCGAATCAATCGTTTTTCCTTCGGCCAGTATCGTGCGCGATTACGGGACCTACACAGTCTTAACCGTGGATGGTCAGGTGCTGTCGGGGCTGTTGACGGCCGAATCCAAGGACACGCTGCAGTTCCAACAAGCCAGCGGTGAGACTGTCGCGCTGCGGCGAGAAGAGATCGAAGAAATTTCCCCCAAGGCCGTTTCACTAATGCCGGCTGGTCTAGACGAAGCGCTCAGCGAAGCCGAGCTGCTAGACATCGTCCGCTACCTACAAACCCAGCGCTAA